GAGGTCATCCCTGAGCGGGTCTTTACGAAAGTCCCTACGGCGGAGCTAAGGCCCAACCAGACCGACCAGGACACCCTCCCGCCTTATGACGTGCTCGACAGGATTTTAAAGGCCTATGTTGAAGATGACAGGTCTATAGAGGAAATAGCGGCGTTTGGCTTCAAAAGGGAGCTTGTAAGGAAGGTGGCCCGCATGGTCGACCGTAGCGAATACAAGAGGCGGCAGGCGCCCCCCGGAATAAAGATAACCCCGAGGGCACTCGGAAAGGACAGGCGCATGCCCATAACGAACCGCTATGAAAACGGCGGCAGATAGGAAGGCCTCCCTCCGGAAGATCTTCGAGGCGGCTGTAAATGCCGCCTCGCCCTATGCGGCGGTCCGTGCAAACCTCCGTCTCGTCCGTTCACCTGAAAAATCAGTCCTCAAAGTAAAAAATGCGTCCGTAGGCCTCAAAAAAGGCGGCAGGGTCTTTGTCATCGGAGCGGGCAAGGGCGCGCCGTCAATGGCCCGGGCAGTGGAAGGCTTGCTCGGTAACAGGATATCCGGCGGTCTCGTCGTGACCAAGTACGGCCACTCGCTTCCGCTTAAGCGGATAGAGGTCATGGAGGCGGGCCATCCCATACCGGACCGTAATGGCCTTTTAGCGGCCGAGAGGATGATAAAGACGGCTGAAGGGGCAGGCGAGGACGACCTGGTCATATTCCTCCTTACCGGGGGCGCCTCGGCCCTGCTCCCGGCCCCGGCAGATGGGATTACGCTAAAGGAGAAGCAGGCCATATCGAGGCTCCTCATAAATTCCGGGGCCTCGATAAACGAGATAAACGCGGTAAGGAAGCACCTTTCAAGGCTAAAGGGCGGCCGCCTCGCGGAGCTCGCATGGCCCGCGCGCGTACTTACGCTTATCGTTTCGGATGTCGTAGGTAACGACCTCTCTTCCATCGGCTCGGGGCCGACCGCGCCCGACCCCTCGACGTTCGAGGACTGTATCCGAATAATCGGGAAATACGGCCTTTCAGCGAGAGTACCTGCAAAGGCGCTTAAGCTCCTCAGTAGCGGCGTAAAAAGGAATGCTGCCGAAACGCCCAAGCCCGGACACAGGGCCTTCGCCCGGACCGCTAATATCATCCTGGCCGATAACTTTACCGCCCTTCTGGCGGCAAAAGAGAAGGCCGCCTCATTGGGCTTCCGCCCCATAATACTTTCATCGGCAGTGACCGGCAATACACGCGAAGCGGCCCGGCTCTTCTCGTCGGTGCTCATGGAGATAAGGAGGTCCGGTAACCCCGTAAGGCCGCCTGCCTGCGTGCTCATGGGCGGGGAGACGACCCTCAGGGTGGCCGGAAAAGGAAAGGGCGGAAGGAACCAGGAGTTTGCCCTTTGCGCGGCCCTCGCACTTGGCGGAGAGGAGGGCATATCGATCCTCTCCGCAGGAACGGACGGCACGGACGGCCCGACCGACGCGGCAGGGGCCTTTGCCTTGCCAGACACGCTCAGGAAGGCTTCGGTCCTCGGCCTTGATGCGTCGGGCTTCCTCTCCCGGAACGATTCCTATAATTTCTTCAAGCCGATCGGCGGCCTTTTCATGACCGGCCCGACCGGCACGAACGTAATGGACATCGCAATCGGAATTTCGGAATAGGACAAGGGTCAGGAGATGGAGAGTGCCTTCCTGAATACGGCTTCCGGAAGGTCGAGAAGTTTAAGGAAAAGCTCTTTCCAGCTGAAGTAGTCGGCGTAGGGTATCATCTCGGAAAGATACGCCAGCATCATTACCATGTTCCACGCTGAAAGGAGGACTGCCGCGCCTATTCCCCAGGCAAGGAGCCCTTTCCTATCGAGCTTCTCAAAGAAAGCCGCGAGCCCGATGATGAAGATAGGCAGGGAACTTATGAATGCCCTGTGACCGAAGGAATGCCCGAACCACCACATGAACCACGAGGCGTTCAC
Above is a window of Deltaproteobacteria bacterium DNA encoding:
- a CDS encoding glycerate kinase, whose product is MKTAADRKASLRKIFEAAVNAASPYAAVRANLRLVRSPEKSVLKVKNASVGLKKGGRVFVIGAGKGAPSMARAVEGLLGNRISGGLVVTKYGHSLPLKRIEVMEAGHPIPDRNGLLAAERMIKTAEGAGEDDLVIFLLTGGASALLPAPADGITLKEKQAISRLLINSGASINEINAVRKHLSRLKGGRLAELAWPARVLTLIVSDVVGNDLSSIGSGPTAPDPSTFEDCIRIIGKYGLSARVPAKALKLLSSGVKRNAAETPKPGHRAFARTANIILADNFTALLAAKEKAASLGFRPIILSSAVTGNTREAARLFSSVLMEIRRSGNPVRPPACVLMGGETTLRVAGKGKGGRNQEFALCAALALGGEEGISILSAGTDGTDGPTDAAGAFALPDTLRKASVLGLDASGFLSRNDSYNFFKPIGGLFMTGPTGTNVMDIAIGISE